From Streptomyces qinzhouensis, one genomic window encodes:
- a CDS encoding cytochrome c oxidase subunit 3, which yields MSVVATATTVDIGHAHPSVNRPNLTSVGTIIWLSSELMFFAALFAMYFTLRSVTGADFWSERADLLNFPFSATNTTILVLSSLTCQLGVFAAERGDVKKLRTWFIVTFIMGAIFIGGQVYEYTELVQHGLSLKSDPYGSIFYLTTGFHGLHVLGGLIAFLLVLGRTYAARRFTHEQATSAIVVSYYWHFVDVVWIGLFLTIYMIK from the coding sequence ATGTCGGTCGTGGCGACAGCAACGACAGTAGATATCGGGCACGCGCACCCGTCGGTCAATCGACCGAACCTCACCAGCGTCGGAACCATCATCTGGTTGAGTTCCGAGCTGATGTTCTTCGCGGCGCTCTTCGCGATGTACTTCACTCTGCGTTCGGTGACGGGTGCCGACTTCTGGAGTGAGCGGGCGGACCTTCTCAACTTTCCCTTCTCGGCGACGAACACCACGATCCTGGTGCTCTCCTCCCTCACCTGTCAGCTCGGCGTCTTCGCCGCCGAGCGCGGTGATGTGAAGAAGCTGCGGACATGGTTCATCGTTACCTTCATCATGGGCGCGATCTTCATCGGCGGCCAGGTGTACGAGTACACCGAGCTGGTCCAGCACGGTCTCTCGCTGAAGTCGGACCCCTACGGTTCGATCTTCTACCTGACCACCGGCTTCCACGGACTGCACGTCCTCGGCGGTCTCATCGCCTTCCTGCTGGTCCTGGGGCGTACCTACGCGGCCCGGCGCTTCACCCATGAGCAGGCCACCTCCGCCATCGTCGTGTCGTACTACTGGCACTTCGTCGATGTCGTCTGGATCGGCCTCTTCCTCACGATCTACATGATCAAGTAA
- a CDS encoding response regulator transcription factor has protein sequence MQPTATVLVYSNNANTREQVRLAAGRRPAADVPPVEFVECATLPAVLARLDRGGVDVCVLDGETVPAGGMGVCRQIKDEVFDCPPVLLLIGRPQDAWLATWSRADAAVTLPVDPVDLADALASLLRSRTAVDA, from the coding sequence ATGCAGCCGACCGCCACCGTGCTGGTCTACAGCAACAACGCCAACACCCGTGAGCAGGTGCGGCTGGCCGCGGGACGACGGCCGGCCGCCGATGTGCCGCCGGTCGAGTTCGTGGAGTGCGCCACCCTGCCGGCCGTGCTGGCCCGGCTGGACCGGGGCGGCGTCGACGTCTGTGTCCTGGACGGGGAGACCGTGCCCGCCGGCGGTATGGGTGTCTGCCGCCAGATCAAGGACGAGGTCTTCGACTGCCCGCCGGTGCTGCTGCTGATCGGGCGCCCGCAGGACGCCTGGCTGGCGACGTGGAGCCGGGCGGACGCGGCGGTGACGCTGCCGGTGGACCCGGTGGACCTGGCCGACGCGCTGGCGTCCCTGCTGCGCTCCCGTACGGCCGTGGACGCCTGA
- a CDS encoding L,D-transpeptidase, which translates to MNHTPRSRTALRCSLLLVSLGAVAIACGEAGPDPLTTKPYDAAKQVTFNTPQGGKKVDPDKPLEVTVKREEGRITDVSVVDDTGHHLAGELTADGVRWRSTSALSAGAKYTARVATENSEGSPGGRTLTFATAPAKEQLTVEFAPESGEYGVGQPIIAELSAPVERSARPAVERGLKVDIKPGVEGAWHWLNDDVLHFRPKEYWPSGGKVTVTNNLQGVKIAKGLYGGPPGEPLKMEFGDRMEAIVNASSHWMTVLQNGEVIRSVPITTGKPGFATRNGVKVVLGKEYFVRMRGSSVGIGGSEAYNLPVYYATRVTWSGEYVHAAPWSLGSHGYANVSHGCTGMSTRNAAWFYETFKEGDLVEVINSIGEGMDVFGNGYGDWNMDWPEWREGSALNADTKPDGSSAIDAARLRPQI; encoded by the coding sequence ATGAACCACACGCCCCGGTCTCGCACCGCCCTCCGCTGCTCCCTGCTGCTGGTCTCTCTCGGTGCGGTCGCGATCGCCTGCGGCGAGGCAGGCCCCGACCCGCTGACGACCAAGCCCTACGACGCGGCCAAGCAGGTCACCTTCAACACTCCCCAGGGGGGTAAGAAGGTCGACCCCGACAAGCCGCTCGAAGTCACCGTGAAACGCGAAGAGGGGCGCATCACGGATGTCTCCGTCGTCGACGACACCGGGCACCACCTCGCAGGCGAACTCACCGCCGACGGGGTGCGCTGGCGCTCCACCAGCGCCCTGTCGGCCGGTGCCAAGTACACCGCCCGGGTCGCCACGGAGAATTCGGAGGGCTCTCCTGGCGGCCGTACCCTCACCTTCGCCACCGCCCCGGCCAAGGAGCAGCTGACCGTCGAGTTCGCCCCGGAGAGCGGCGAGTACGGCGTCGGCCAGCCGATCATCGCCGAGCTGAGCGCCCCCGTGGAACGCTCGGCCCGGCCGGCCGTGGAACGTGGTCTCAAGGTCGATATCAAGCCCGGTGTCGAAGGCGCCTGGCACTGGCTCAACGACGACGTCCTCCACTTCCGCCCCAAGGAGTACTGGCCCTCGGGCGGCAAGGTGACGGTCACCAACAACCTCCAGGGCGTGAAGATCGCCAAGGGGCTCTACGGCGGTCCGCCCGGCGAGCCCCTGAAGATGGAGTTCGGCGACCGTATGGAAGCCATCGTGAACGCCTCCTCGCACTGGATGACCGTGCTCCAGAACGGTGAAGTGATCCGCTCCGTTCCGATCACCACCGGCAAGCCGGGCTTCGCCACCCGCAACGGCGTCAAGGTCGTGCTCGGCAAGGAATACTTCGTCCGCATGCGCGGCTCCAGCGTCGGTATCGGCGGCTCCGAGGCGTACAACCTGCCCGTCTACTACGCCACCCGGGTCACCTGGAGCGGTGAGTACGTCCACGCCGCGCCCTGGTCCCTCGGTTCCCACGGCTATGCCAATGTCAGCCACGGCTGCACCGGCATGTCCACCCGCAACGCCGCCTGGTTCTACGAGACCTTCAAGGAAGGCGACCTCGTCGAGGTGATCAACAGCATCGGCGAGGGCATGGACGTCTTCGGCAACGGCTACGGCGACTGGAACATGGACTGGCCGGAATGGCGCGAGGGCAGTGCCCTGAACGCCGACACCAAGCCCGACGGCAGCAGCGCCATCGACGCGGCCCGGCTGCGCCCGCAGATCTGA